TATGGAGAGCAGCCTCCACTAAGTGGAAGGTTAAGGCAGCCCCTGTTCCTTCTCCCAGCCTCATATTTAAGTTGAGTACAGGTTCTAAACCTAAGCCGGCTAATGCTTTGCAGTGGCCAGGTTCTACGGAACCGTGAGATGGTATCATAAAAGCGGTGCTTTTGGGTGCAAGGTTGGCTGCAACCAGTGCCCCGGCTGTAGAAATAAAACCATCCACGACAATAGGAACTCGGCTGGCAGCCGCTTGGAGAATAGAACCGGCAATGGCTGCAATTTCTAAGCCTCCAACTTTGCAGAGTACATCAAGAGCATCTTCCGTATTCGGTTGATTAACATCAATAGCCTTTTGAATTGCTTGGCGTTTGTTAATTAATCCGGCATCGTCAATCCCGGTTCCCCTCCCAACCACATCTTCCAGGGGAGAATTTGTGAAAAGGGAAACGATAGCGGAGCTAGGTGTAGTATTGCCGATACCCAGGTCGCCGGTGGCAAAAAGATTATATCCTGCCTGGATTTTTTCTTGGGCAACTTCGGCACCGGCCAGCAGAGCCTGCAGTGCTTCTTGGCGGGACATAGCAGGACCTTTAGCCATATTTTTTGTTCCATTGGCTACTCGTTTTTGAATGATATTTCCTGTTGCTTCGATAGGAAAAGCAACCCCTACATCAGTACAAAAAACGTCGGCATTGGCTTGACGAGCTAAAACATTAATGGCAGCACCGTCATTCATAATATTATACACCATTTGAGGGGTAACTTCCTGGGGAAAAGCACTTACTCCTTCAGCAGCGATGCCGTGATCTCCTGCCATCAAGAGAACGGCTTTTTTCTTAATTTGGGGATTGGAGGTTCCTTGGATACCGCCAAGCTGTTTGGCAATTTGCTCTAATTGTCCAAGGCTGCCCTGAGGTTTTGTTAAGGAATCCAGGCGTTCTTGGACTTGGCCCATGGCCGCCTCATCAAGATCTGAAATGTTGCCGATAAGTTCTTGTAGTTGAGCAAAGAGTTTTTCTTCCGTTAAGTTTTCCATGCTTAATTCCTCCTCATATTTTTGTAACGTTATTTAATATAGAAAAGTCCCGACCACAAAAATAACGTGGTCGGGACTTTACCGTCATCACCGAGTGCTTTCCGGATTAAGGAAAGACATAAACATTTCAGGCAGGTCTCCTGGCTATCGAATCATTGCTAACTCGTCACCTTCCCAGTAGAAAACCACCAGTGGTTAAACGAAGCTCATCGAGTACAGTGGTGGGTCCGCGTCGGCCTTTAACCGAACTTCCCTATTCTCCCCGAAAGGCACCTAAAATGGTAAGTACTATTTTTCTTTTAGCATAGCATAACTTTTTTTGAATCTCAAGCCTAATTTAAGAAACACATTTTTACAAGCGTGTTCGCTTCGTATATAATGGTAGGTATTAGCAAGAAATTTAGCGAATTTTCTAGGGTGAATAGGAGGAACAAGTGTGTTTGAAAACGATATCCTCGTTGCAGGAGCCGATCCGGGATTTGGAGCGATAAAACTGGACACAGGGGATACCAAAGTATTATTTCCTGCTGTGATTTGTAAGGGAAATGAACGAATTTTTTCAACATTAGGCAACACCCTTATCAATAAAGGATCTGACTTGCAAACACAGATAGCATCCTTAGATGTTATTGTCAAAAATAATTCTACAGGTGTTGAGAAGCATTACTTCATGGGAAGTTTGGCTGAGAGCCTCAATCCCAATGAAGCTCATTATTGTTGGGATGAGGACAAGTCTTCTGATGAAGAGGCAACAGCTTTGCTGGTCGTAGCGTTGGCATTAGCACAGCAAAGCCCTAAAACCAATGTTTATTTAGGTACGGGAGTACCTGTGAAATATTATGCCGCTCTGAAGGACAAGTATGAAGCAGAATTAAAGGGATCTTTCTCAGTGGAGTTTCTTTCAGGGCCTATGCAGGGGACAACTTGCCAGCTAAACATCCTCCGTTCTCGTGTACTTCCCCAAAGTTATGGCGTTTTTATTAAGGAAACTCTGAATGAGTACGGAATTCCCATGAATCCTAAGTTGTTCAGCGGCTATGTGACGGTTATCGATCCAGGCTTTAGAACGACAGATGTGGCTACCTTTTATGATGGGGTGATGCTTGATCCGCCCTATTCATTCAGCATAGAAAAAGGGTTAAAGTGGGCCTATATCGGAGTAGCGGAAAAACTAAAAGAATTAACCCTTAGTCATGCCAATCCTGTTGAAACGGATGATAAAGAACTGGACAAGATTTTCCGAGTCAACGAAGGGCAATATCCCTGGAATAATGGTACCATTAATCTTAATCCCATTATGAAGAGCATGCTCACTCAATTAGGGACGGATATTACCCGTGAAGTAAAAAAGGCTTTAAAACCTATGCTGAGCAAATTGCATACAGTTATCGTTGCAGGGAAAGTCGGAGAAATGGTTTATGAATATATTCAAATGGATAATAAAACGTTGATAGAGGACCCTCAGTTTGGTAATGCGACAGGATTTCGAATCATGGCTTCTACCCTCGTTAATAATATAACTAAGAAAGCGGACCCTTCAGTATGATTTCTCAGCCATTATTTATTCCCCTTTATTTTGATGAGGCCGACATGGATCTATGGAAAGCTTTACAAAGTGTTGATCCGGAGATGAGGAGTGCATTTATTAAGGAAACTTTGAAACAAGCATTACTGGGAGGGGATAGTCAGGAGCCCTTTAATCAGCTTCTCATATCAGAAGATATGACGGCGATGCCTCAAGGGGAGATTTATGATTCCGATGATGAAACTCAGATTGATGAAATAACATCGTCTGAGGCCGACCAGGCAGAAACCTATTCATTGGACGACTTATTTTCTCAAACATCCTCTTTGGAGCCAGAGGAGAATCCGGATATCAATATGGCTGCTCAAGAGGAAGTCAAGCCCTTGCCTGGTTTTGAATATCTAATGAAGCATATTATTGGAATGGAAGATGATGAAGACATTCTCAAAATTTTAAAAGGAAAAACTTAAAGTCCCAAGAAATAGAGAATATAATGTCACCTCATAAGTCTTACAAAGAGAATAACTTTGATATAAGTATTAAAGGTGATGTATAATAATTGTCTAGCATAAGTTCAAATATACAATAAATGACTTAGAATAGATAATGGACTAGGTTTCGGAAAATAAAAGGAGGAGAAAAATCATAGACGGTCTGCTCTGGAGTGGCACAAAGCTTATTGTTGCCTTCTTGTTAGTCGGATTAAACGGTATTTTCGTTGCTGCGGAATTTTCTATGGTTAAGGTACGTAAAACGCGTTTAGCTGAACTTGCTGAGAATGGCTCACGGAGAGCCAAAAATGCACTTGACGTCTCATCCCAACTTGATGCTTATCTTTCAGCTTGTCAGCTTGGTATTACGCTAGCCTCCCTAGGACTAGGCTGGCTTGGTGAGCCTGCGATTGCAACTTTGATAGAGCCCTTGTTTGAAGGAGTAGCTGGTTGGAATACGATCTACACTCATTCTATTGCAATAGGATTAGCCTTTATAACCATCACGTTTTTACACATTGTCCTGGGTGAGCTTGTTCCCAAATCTTTAGCAATTCAAAAAGCTGAAGGTATCGCTCTGGCCAGTGCCGGTTTTTTGAAATTTTTCTATTGGCTGTTGTATCCTATTATTTGGGCGCTCAATAGTATTGCTAATGTGGTTTTGAGAATTTGGGGCATTGAAGCGGCCAATGAGGCTGATTTGTCTCATAGTGAAGAAGAATTGCGCATGTTAGTTGAAGCCAGTCAAAAGCACGGCTATTTGGATAAATTAGAAGGAAAGCTGCTGGACAATGTCTTTGAATTTTCTGATCGCATTGCCAGCGAGGTCATGATTCCCCGGCAAGATATGGTCTGTGTCTTCATTCAGGATACCTTTGAAGAAATCCTTGAAGTTGTTAAAGAACATGGGCATTCCAGGTATTTATTGTGTGATGATGATAAGGATCACGTCCTAGGTTTGGTGCATATGAGAGATATTATTCGGCTGCAAGAACAGCCAGGCACCAAGGATATTGCTCAAATTAAGCGGGATATCCTTGCTGTTCCTGAGGGTATGCCGATTTCTCATCTTGTCCAGAGAATGAGAAGTCAGCGAACTCATATGGCCGTTGTTGTGGATGAATTTGGAGGATCAGCTGGGCTGGTTACCCTTGAGGATATGCTGGAAGAGCTGGTTGGGGAAATCTATGATGAGTTTGAGTTGGAGCAGCCGCCGATACAAAAACTTGGCGACAATGAATATGTGCTTAACGGCCGTGTATTAATGGAAGAAGTATCAGAAATGCTGGATATTCACCTAGAGGAAGAAACTGTCTCGACCATCGGAGGATATGTTTTTTCCAGATTGGGCCGCAAGCCTGTCAAGGGGGATGTTATATATTTTGACGGCTTCCATTTTGAAGTTATGGAGGTTATAGGGTTTAGAATTACTAAGGTTATGGTAAAGAAAAAGCAGCAAGATGCTAATGGTGAAGAAGTGACAGACATGCATGCCGTTGTATAAATTATATCTAAGAGGTCCGGTTCAATAAGGTGAATAATTGTATACTAATATAAGTACAATAACCCAAAGAGGACGGCCTCAAATGGCGTGGAATATTAAAAGGAGGATCAATTATCATAGACGGTGTGTTTTGGAGTGTCCTAATGCTCCTCATTGCATTCTTGTTGGTTGGATTAAACGGGGTATTCGTTGCTGCAGAGTTTTCTTTGGTTAAAGTGCGCAAAACACGTTTGGCTGAACTTGCTGAGAATGGCTCGGGAAGAGCAAAAACGGCTTTGGATGTCACATCTCATTTGGATGCCTACCTTTCTGCCTGTCAGCTGGGGATTACTCTGGCTTCACTGGGCTTAGGGTGGCTGGGAGAGCCTGCAGTTGCTGCTCTGATTGAACCTCTTTTTGCCGGGATTGCCGGGTGGAGCAGCATTTATACCCATACTATTTCAATTACTATCGCTTTTTCGCTGATCTCATTGTTACACATAGTATTGGGTGAGCTTGTTCCTAAATCCTTAGCCATTCAAAAGGCTGAGGGCATGGCCTTAGGGACATCTGGATTCTTGAAAATTTTTTACTGGATTTGTTATCCAATCATTTGGTCTCTTAACAGTTTAGCGAACCTTGTCTTGCGTATCTGGAGAATAGAACCGGCCAATGAGGCGGATCTGTCCCATAGTGAAGAAGAACTGCGCATGATTGTGGATGCCAGTCAGCGGCATGGCTATTTGGATAAATTAGAAGGTACACTGTTGGATAACGTATTCGAGTTTTCTGATCGCAATGCCAGCGAGGTTATGGTGCCTCGACAAGATATGGTGTGCATTTTTATTCAAGATACCTTTGAGGAAATTCTTGAAGTTATTAAAGAATTTGGGCATACACGCTATTTGTTGTGTGATGATGATAAAGACCATGTTTTGGGGTTAGTCCACATGAGGGATATTCTTCGGTTACAGGAAGAGACGGGGGAAAAAGATATTTCTCAGATTAAACGGGATGTTCTTGCCGTTCCTGAAGGAATGCCGATTTCTCATCTTGTCCAGAAAATGCGGAGCCAACATACTCACATGGCGGTTGTTGTTGATGAATTTGGAGGAACTGCCGGCTTGGTTACTATAGAAGATATGCTGGAAGAACTAGTCGGTGAAATTTACGATGAATTTGAGCTGGAACAACCCCCTGTTCAGAAAGTATCGGAGAACGAATATTTGCTCAATGGGCGGGTATTGATGGAAGAAGTCTCAGAAATGTTGAATATTCAGCTGGAAGAAGAAACTGTTTCGACTATTGGAGGTTATATTTTCTCCCGGTTGGGCCGCAAACCTGTCAAAGGGGATATCGTTATTTTTGAGGGTATTGAGTTTGAAGTAATGGAAGTGATAGGTTTCAGGATCACTAAAGTAAAAATCCTGAGAAAACCTGGTGAGGTGACGACGGACAAAAGCCCAACAAACCATTAATTAATGAGAATGGCCTGCAAACTTAAGTTTGCAGGCCATAAAATTCTTAAGACCCTTAAGAGCTGATGATTGTTACCGTACACACACCTTGTTTTCTAGCATCCAGAAATTAGCTTGAATCAAATAAGCAAATAACTGCGGAATATCCATTAATTGTCCAAACCAAGGGCGGCCGGAAGGGAAGGTATCAGAGAGTTTAATAAGATCATTGAGGGCAGG
This Desulfosporosinus orientis DSM 765 DNA region includes the following protein-coding sequences:
- the cobT gene encoding nicotinate-nucleotide--dimethylbenzimidazole phosphoribosyltransferase, which produces MENLTEEKLFAQLQELIGNISDLDEAAMGQVQERLDSLTKPQGSLGQLEQIAKQLGGIQGTSNPQIKKKAVLLMAGDHGIAAEGVSAFPQEVTPQMVYNIMNDGAAINVLARQANADVFCTDVGVAFPIEATGNIIQKRVANGTKNMAKGPAMSRQEALQALLAGAEVAQEKIQAGYNLFATGDLGIGNTTPSSAIVSLFTNSPLEDVVGRGTGIDDAGLINKRQAIQKAIDVNQPNTEDALDVLCKVGGLEIAAIAGSILQAAASRVPIVVDGFISTAGALVAANLAPKSTAFMIPSHGSVEPGHCKALAGLGLEPVLNLNMRLGEGTGAALTFHLVEAALHILNEMSTFADAGVSEKS
- a CDS encoding ParM/StbA family protein gives rise to the protein MFENDILVAGADPGFGAIKLDTGDTKVLFPAVICKGNERIFSTLGNTLINKGSDLQTQIASLDVIVKNNSTGVEKHYFMGSLAESLNPNEAHYCWDEDKSSDEEATALLVVALALAQQSPKTNVYLGTGVPVKYYAALKDKYEAELKGSFSVEFLSGPMQGTTCQLNILRSRVLPQSYGVFIKETLNEYGIPMNPKLFSGYVTVIDPGFRTTDVATFYDGVMLDPPYSFSIEKGLKWAYIGVAEKLKELTLSHANPVETDDKELDKIFRVNEGQYPWNNGTINLNPIMKSMLTQLGTDITREVKKALKPMLSKLHTVIVAGKVGEMVYEYIQMDNKTLIEDPQFGNATGFRIMASTLVNNITKKADPSV
- a CDS encoding hemolysin family protein; this translates as MLVGLNGIFVAAEFSMVKVRKTRLAELAENGSRRAKNALDVSSQLDAYLSACQLGITLASLGLGWLGEPAIATLIEPLFEGVAGWNTIYTHSIAIGLAFITITFLHIVLGELVPKSLAIQKAEGIALASAGFLKFFYWLLYPIIWALNSIANVVLRIWGIEAANEADLSHSEEELRMLVEASQKHGYLDKLEGKLLDNVFEFSDRIASEVMIPRQDMVCVFIQDTFEEILEVVKEHGHSRYLLCDDDKDHVLGLVHMRDIIRLQEQPGTKDIAQIKRDILAVPEGMPISHLVQRMRSQRTHMAVVVDEFGGSAGLVTLEDMLEELVGEIYDEFELEQPPIQKLGDNEYVLNGRVLMEEVSEMLDIHLEEETVSTIGGYVFSRLGRKPVKGDVIYFDGFHFEVMEVIGFRITKVMVKKKQQDANGEEVTDMHAVV
- a CDS encoding hemolysin family protein, whose protein sequence is MLLIAFLLVGLNGVFVAAEFSLVKVRKTRLAELAENGSGRAKTALDVTSHLDAYLSACQLGITLASLGLGWLGEPAVAALIEPLFAGIAGWSSIYTHTISITIAFSLISLLHIVLGELVPKSLAIQKAEGMALGTSGFLKIFYWICYPIIWSLNSLANLVLRIWRIEPANEADLSHSEEELRMIVDASQRHGYLDKLEGTLLDNVFEFSDRNASEVMVPRQDMVCIFIQDTFEEILEVIKEFGHTRYLLCDDDKDHVLGLVHMRDILRLQEETGEKDISQIKRDVLAVPEGMPISHLVQKMRSQHTHMAVVVDEFGGTAGLVTIEDMLEELVGEIYDEFELEQPPVQKVSENEYLLNGRVLMEEVSEMLNIQLEEETVSTIGGYIFSRLGRKPVKGDIVIFEGIEFEVMEVIGFRITKVKILRKPGEVTTDKSPTNH